A section of the Humulus lupulus chromosome 2, drHumLupu1.1, whole genome shotgun sequence genome encodes:
- the LOC133818030 gene encoding serine/threonine-protein kinase PBL34-like, whose translation MGLGPDASKVETWDARKSRVGKKKVKKNGEVEETGCWVRFSFRNCMPSRSKVDSFMSGTTASCGKSTNEKNRDQQVAPVGSSTSTSNIESTLSTPNFSEELRVASQLRKFTFNDLKLATRNFRPESLLGEGGFGCVFKGWIEENGTAPVKPGTGLTVAVKTLNHDGLQGHKEWLAEINFLGDLSHPNLVKLIGFCIEEDHRLLVYEFMPRGSLENHLFRRGSVPLPWSIRMRIALGAAKGLAFLHEEVQRPVIYRDFKTSNILLDADYNAKLSDFGLAKDGPEGNDTHVSTRVLGTYGYAAPEYVMTGHLTSKNDVYSFGVVLLEMLTGRRSMDKNRPNGEHNLVQWARPLLGDKRRFYRLMDPRFEGHFSIKGAQKAIEIAAHCLSRDPKARPLMSEVVESLKPLPKLKDMASSSYYFQSMQAARSRSMPNAKNGNRMQVGFPPRKGTPARTLSSQSSAQASPHHLPGLSPLPQIRK comes from the exons ATGGGATTGGGGCCTGATGCTTCAAAGGTGGAGACTTGGGATGCGAGGAAATCAAGGGTAgggaagaagaaggtgaagaaaAATGGGGAAGTGGAGGAAACTGGGTGTTGGGTTAGGTTCAGTTTTAGGAATTGCATGCCTTCGAGATCGAAAGTTGATAGCTTCATGAGTGGAACTACCGCTTCTTGTG GTAAATCTACTAATGAGAAGAACAGAGATCAACAAGTTGCTCCAGTGGGGTCATCAACAAGCACCAGTAATATCGAAAGTACTTTATCTACACCTAATTTCAGTGAAGAACTGAGGGTTGCTTCTCAGCTCCGAAAGTTCACATTTAATGATCTTAAGTTAGCAACTAGGAATTTCAGACCTGAGAGTCTTCTTGGTGAGGGTGGATTTGGCTGTGTGTTTAAAGGTTGGATTGAAGAGAATGGAACTGCTCCTGTTAAACCTGGCACTGGACTCACTGTTGCTGTCAAAACACTTAACCATGATGGACTTCAGGGTCATAAAGAATGGCTT GCTGAAATTAATTTTCTTGGTGACCTTAGCCATCCTAATTTGGTTAAACTGATTGGTTTCTGCATCGAGGAGGATCATAGATTACTAGTTTATGAGTTCATGCCTCGGGGAAGTTTGGAGAACCACCTCTTCAGAA GAGGGTCGGTGCCTCTCCCTTGGTCGATCAGAATGAGAATTGCACTTGGTGCTGCAAAGGGTCTTGCTTTTTTGCATGAAGAAGTTCAAAGGCCTGTAATATATCGTGATTTTAAAACATCCAATATCCTCCTAGATGCA GATTACAACGCCAAACTCTCAGATTTTGGACTGGCAAAGGATGGTCCTGAGGGAAATGACACTCATGTCTCAACACGAGTTCTGGGTACCTATGGTTATGCGGCACCAGAGTATGTAATGACTG GGCATCTGACATCCAAAAATGATGTCTACAGTTTTGGAGTAGTCTTGCTAGAAATGCTAACTGGCCGAAGGTCCATGGATAAAAATAGACCAAACGGAGAGCACAATCTTGTGCAATGGGCACGGCCACTTCTTGGAGACAAGAGAAGGTTCTATCGGTTGATGGATCCTCGTTTTGAAGGTCATTTTTCAATCAAAGGTGCACAAAAAGCTATCGAGATTGCTGCTCACTGCCTTAGCCGTGACCCAAAAGCTAGACCTTTGATGAGTGAAGTTGTTGAGTCCCTAAAACCTTTGCCAAAACTCAAGGACATGGCAAGCTCATCCTATTATTTTCAATCTATGCAAGCTGCACGGTCCAGGTCCATGCCGAATGCCAAGAATGGCAATAGGATGCAAGTAGGATTCCCACCAAGGAAAGGAACGCCAGCGAGAACCTTGTCCAGCCAAAGTAGTGCTCAAGCTTCTCCCCATCATCTTCCTGGCCTATCACCACTTCCTCAGATTAGGAAATAA